The Pseudomonas extremaustralis genome contains a region encoding:
- a CDS encoding site-specific integrase, giving the protein MPTQPAYLTISRHGTYYFRVVIPKPLRSAFGAQREIRRSLKTDSLRLALRRARQYAARFEAAFDKVLGVVDQDDYEPSDDDLELFMEQLNKASEAEFWNSHSSNSAEPVAAYKSAITEEEWHELEAQLRRSDIAKALTGHAKRTIPERQREFAESLYTASLSLPRPQFIKLLPKLIDSLALQQLRTPAQAGATSAPPSSQTEPPPNGPTLYELWELQRETERRLNKKKSLSAHRDEHGHASRLCILSGNKPFGSLTLKEIDQLYLLTSQIKTVRGGTIPAPGSPIESILAKPGEERLHGATVEKMIVRLGVLHKFAYKKGLTIVDPAMTEKPVVSKKIARTIEEQLDDLRPFTRTDLNAIFSGYLYSGSDVGAIELVFPYQFWLPLLGIFTGSRLNEICQLDLDDIAQDAETGLWFISITDDEEDKPHPKALKNQSSRRFVPVHEQLIGAGFLDFISQARSEGREKLFSDGLTYNPTKGWGGNATTFFTRMPSKSTPQGGYFFNIGIRKRLEDGKPDNKKFHSFRHTFIDLVRNTGLEARSLLETFTGHAKKSKSQADDYGLGIYLQNKYETLHTVQFPAILTGITYSDFESRLGQKLLTSVERHREKHGLNQREIPAER; this is encoded by the coding sequence GCTTTTGACAAGGTGCTAGGTGTGGTTGACCAAGATGATTACGAGCCATCAGATGATGACCTTGAACTGTTCATGGAACAGCTCAACAAAGCTAGCGAAGCTGAGTTTTGGAACTCACACTCAAGCAATTCGGCTGAGCCCGTGGCAGCCTACAAATCAGCGATCACAGAAGAAGAATGGCACGAACTAGAGGCGCAGCTAAGACGCAGTGACATCGCGAAGGCGTTAACCGGCCATGCTAAGCGAACCATCCCTGAAAGGCAGCGAGAGTTCGCAGAGAGCCTTTATACAGCCAGTCTCAGCCTGCCACGCCCTCAGTTTATAAAGCTGTTGCCGAAGCTCATAGACAGCTTGGCGCTGCAACAGCTCCGCACTCCAGCTCAAGCAGGTGCGACGTCAGCTCCGCCTAGTTCGCAAACAGAGCCACCGCCAAACGGACCAACCTTATACGAGCTTTGGGAGCTTCAACGGGAAACAGAGAGAAGGCTCAATAAGAAAAAATCGCTAAGCGCACACAGAGATGAACATGGACACGCATCCAGGCTCTGCATCCTTAGCGGCAACAAACCGTTCGGCTCTCTCACACTCAAAGAAATTGACCAGCTCTACTTACTCACCTCACAGATTAAAACCGTGCGAGGCGGAACGATACCTGCACCAGGCTCCCCAATTGAGTCAATTCTGGCGAAGCCCGGCGAAGAGCGACTGCACGGCGCGACCGTAGAAAAAATGATAGTCAGGCTCGGCGTACTGCATAAGTTCGCTTACAAGAAAGGGCTGACGATAGTTGATCCGGCCATGACCGAGAAGCCAGTCGTATCCAAAAAAATCGCCCGTACCATCGAAGAGCAGCTAGACGATCTACGGCCTTTTACAAGAACAGATCTCAACGCAATTTTCTCCGGCTACCTGTACTCAGGATCCGACGTCGGTGCGATTGAGCTGGTGTTCCCTTACCAGTTCTGGCTCCCGCTGCTCGGAATTTTTACGGGCAGCAGGCTCAACGAAATTTGCCAACTTGACCTAGATGACATCGCTCAAGACGCTGAAACCGGATTATGGTTCATCAGCATTACCGACGATGAAGAGGACAAGCCCCATCCTAAAGCACTGAAAAATCAGTCAAGTCGGCGATTCGTTCCAGTTCACGAACAACTCATCGGCGCAGGCTTCTTAGACTTCATTAGCCAAGCGCGCAGTGAAGGTCGGGAGAAACTTTTTTCAGACGGACTAACGTACAACCCAACGAAAGGATGGGGAGGTAATGCCACTACCTTCTTTACTCGCATGCCCAGCAAAAGCACCCCACAAGGTGGCTACTTTTTTAACATCGGTATCCGCAAGCGATTAGAGGATGGTAAGCCGGACAACAAGAAATTTCACTCCTTTCGGCATACCTTCATCGATCTGGTGCGAAACACAGGCCTTGAAGCTAGATCCCTCCTAGAAACCTTCACCGGGCATGCCAAAAAAAGTAAGTCACAGGCCGACGACTACGGACTCGGGATCTACCTCCAAAACAAGTATGAGACGCTGCACACCGTGCAATTTCCAGCCATTCTTACGGGCATCACATACTCCGACTTTGAGAGCCGCCTGGGTCAAAAGCTACTAACGAGTGTAGAGCGACACCGAGAAAAACATGGGCTGAACCAGCGAGAAATACCTGCTGAGAGATGA
- a CDS encoding recombinase family protein, with amino-acid sequence MNAHLYLRASTKDQDANRAKTALEAFAADKGLVVAGIYAENISGTKLDRPQLLAMLEAAAPGDICLCESVDRLTRLSQSDWKSLKATIEAKGLRLVIADLPTSHLLVQDTGITGQIMEVVNGMLIDLMATMARLDQEKRVERIRQGIQNKQAAEPDWKPTGKSKNADKWKKVESILTKHPLASADEVAKMAECGVATVYRIKRTLKA; translated from the coding sequence ATGAACGCCCACCTCTATCTCCGAGCATCCACCAAGGATCAAGACGCCAACAGAGCCAAGACCGCACTGGAAGCGTTCGCTGCGGACAAAGGGCTAGTTGTTGCGGGCATCTATGCAGAGAACATCAGCGGGACAAAGCTTGATCGTCCTCAATTACTCGCCATGCTCGAAGCCGCCGCCCCTGGAGACATCTGCCTCTGCGAATCTGTGGACAGACTCACTCGACTCTCCCAATCAGATTGGAAGTCCTTGAAAGCCACGATTGAAGCCAAAGGTTTACGGCTGGTGATTGCCGATCTACCTACCAGCCACCTGCTGGTGCAGGATACCGGCATCACCGGCCAAATCATGGAGGTTGTCAACGGCATGCTGATTGACTTGATGGCAACCATGGCGCGCCTTGACCAAGAGAAACGTGTGGAACGCATCCGTCAGGGCATACAGAACAAGCAAGCCGCTGAACCTGACTGGAAGCCCACCGGCAAGAGCAAGAACGCGGACAAGTGGAAGAAGGTCGAGAGCATCCTGACAAAGCATCCACTGGCCTCCGCTGATGAGGTTGCGAAGATGGCCGAGTGTGGCGTCGCGACGGTCTACCGCATCAAGCGCACACTTAAAGCGTGA
- a CDS encoding helix-turn-helix domain-containing protein, with translation MAGKKATPDQNAQAVILREAGYTIPSIAHELALSVSTTQRILKANTAVAGATQQKLIAKAREDMLNAAFALEQVQMKAASLVMDDLAISQQIRRKLSMAVDQLDPGDIASLRALAASATTLKLTQDVYQRALPLERMNMALDVEEMPELQIRIMTEYDVAKLRAEQRREDAEQNGDAEAIEGETETIRWLESKEDEAWNKRLADEDDDIVIEGFDSEVT, from the coding sequence ATGGCGGGTAAAAAAGCAACGCCAGACCAAAACGCGCAAGCAGTCATTCTGAGAGAAGCGGGATATACCATTCCCTCAATCGCGCATGAGCTAGCTCTCAGCGTGAGCACCACCCAACGCATTTTGAAAGCGAATACAGCCGTCGCTGGCGCTACCCAACAGAAGCTAATCGCAAAAGCCAGAGAGGACATGCTGAACGCTGCGTTCGCCCTAGAGCAGGTTCAGATGAAGGCGGCGTCCTTGGTGATGGACGACCTAGCAATCAGTCAGCAGATAAGAAGAAAGCTCTCGATGGCCGTCGACCAACTTGATCCAGGAGACATCGCCTCCCTCCGAGCTCTCGCCGCAAGCGCCACCACTCTCAAGCTTACTCAGGACGTATACCAGCGTGCACTCCCGTTAGAACGGATGAACATGGCGCTGGACGTCGAGGAGATGCCCGAACTTCAGATTCGCATCATGACGGAGTACGACGTTGCAAAACTCAGAGCTGAGCAACGCAGAGAGGATGCAGAACAAAATGGAGATGCTGAAGCTATCGAAGGCGAGACCGAAACAATACGTTGGCTCGAATCAAAAGAAGATGAAGCCTGGAATAAACGACTGGCGGATGAAGACGACGACATCGTCATCGAAGGCTTTGATAGTGAAGTGACCTGA
- a CDS encoding VOC family protein gives MVFGTVNNVVLPEHEIALALFHSDLGGGHLGIIFNEKGNELRVVELGWHHAFYVSEIPHRKCGIAIPIALPPKAGKSVIAVVRAVSRKKPKISYGIDFIASKGSFVGTTYTPPKGSDGLTCASFVLEVLRSAAVPLIREETWTDRDANRKWAADVIMLLRQHGADDKHVAAVEKNVNGLRLIPFELAAAASLPIEKRPASYTDVQETAEELRGQLNTACPAPPNQPVGMVLRAG, from the coding sequence ATGGTATTCGGCACTGTAAATAACGTGGTACTGCCCGAGCATGAGATTGCACTTGCTCTTTTCCATAGCGATTTGGGTGGTGGGCACCTGGGCATCATATTCAATGAGAAAGGAAATGAGCTGAGGGTAGTGGAGCTCGGTTGGCACCATGCATTTTACGTGTCCGAAATCCCCCATCGAAAGTGCGGTATCGCAATCCCTATAGCATTGCCGCCGAAAGCGGGGAAATCGGTTATCGCGGTGGTTCGAGCAGTGTCACGGAAAAAGCCGAAAATTTCCTATGGCATTGACTTTATTGCCTCAAAAGGCTCATTCGTAGGAACTACATATACTCCCCCCAAGGGCAGTGACGGTCTCACATGTGCTTCCTTCGTCCTTGAAGTGCTGAGATCTGCTGCAGTCCCGCTCATACGTGAAGAAACTTGGACAGATCGCGATGCCAATCGAAAGTGGGCGGCTGATGTCATCATGTTATTGAGGCAGCATGGGGCAGATGACAAGCATGTTGCGGCTGTAGAGAAGAATGTGAACGGGCTTCGTTTGATCCCTTTTGAGCTGGCTGCTGCGGCATCGCTACCCATTGAAAAACGACCAGCTTCGTACACAGATGTTCAGGAGACTGCTGAAGAGTTACGAGGCCAGCTCAATACAGCTTGCCCGGCTCCACCTAACCAACCTGTAGGTATGGTCCTCCGTGCGGGTTGA
- a CDS encoding TIGR04255 family protein, giving the protein MKIAPTSRVIYGKNPLAEVVCQIRFQRLELPATVLEQLQKTLKDRGYIQRHDESSFNVVIEPVKEGASPVPRIVEGDSIHHLSQPDGSSKVSISREFIAFTSTNYKSWDEYLPCLLQAVTDFNNEIGTLAVTRIGLRYRDVIERSVLGLEGTPWHELIKPFLLGPLANKALCEEGEVDEDAFESQVSQCLMRLDGCSLLLQTSLLTSVADASKAFLIDADFFHEMDSNEECGNAATSSKELVALLETLHSNAGALFRRAITEKLHDALSPQ; this is encoded by the coding sequence ATGAAAATTGCTCCTACCTCACGCGTGATATATGGAAAGAATCCGCTTGCGGAAGTCGTATGCCAGATACGGTTTCAGCGCTTGGAACTCCCAGCGACCGTGCTTGAGCAGCTCCAGAAGACCCTAAAAGATCGCGGTTACATTCAGCGCCATGATGAGTCTTCGTTCAACGTGGTAATTGAGCCCGTCAAAGAGGGTGCTTCTCCTGTCCCCCGAATTGTTGAAGGCGATAGCATTCATCACCTCTCTCAGCCGGACGGAAGCTCCAAGGTATCGATATCTCGAGAGTTCATTGCTTTCACCTCTACTAATTACAAAAGCTGGGACGAATACCTTCCTTGTTTGCTTCAGGCTGTGACAGATTTCAACAACGAAATTGGCACGCTAGCCGTAACACGTATCGGGCTTCGGTACCGAGACGTGATAGAGAGGTCAGTGCTCGGCCTTGAGGGAACGCCGTGGCACGAGTTGATTAAACCTTTCCTGCTCGGCCCCCTTGCCAATAAGGCCCTTTGCGAGGAAGGTGAAGTAGATGAGGATGCGTTTGAAAGCCAGGTTTCCCAGTGCCTAATGCGTTTGGACGGTTGTAGCTTGCTGCTTCAGACTTCGTTACTGACTTCTGTTGCGGACGCTTCCAAAGCGTTCCTCATTGACGCTGATTTTTTTCATGAAATGGATAGCAATGAAGAATGTGGCAACGCCGCCACTTCTTCAAAAGAGCTAGTCGCGTTGTTAGAGACGTTGCATAGCAATGCTGGCGCTCTTTTTCGGCGAGCCATAACGGAGAAGCTCCATGACGCTCTCAGCCCTCAGTAA
- a CDS encoding helix-turn-helix domain-containing protein has product MKSIRTQPYVRLLELLVERRNTAGLTQSQVADRLGRPQSFVSKFERGERRLDVIEFLEVCRQLETDPYQLLRDLEGAGNPATRKKAK; this is encoded by the coding sequence ATGAAATCCATCCGCACACAACCCTATGTCCGTCTGCTTGAGCTTTTGGTGGAACGGCGAAATACAGCCGGTCTCACCCAATCACAAGTGGCTGATCGACTGGGTCGTCCTCAATCCTTTGTGTCGAAGTTCGAAAGAGGTGAACGTCGATTGGACGTGATTGAGTTCCTGGAGGTGTGCAGGCAGTTGGAAACTGATCCGTATCAGCTCCTTCGCGATTTGGAGGGTGCAGGCAATCCAGCGACGAGAAAAAAGGCGAAATGA
- a CDS encoding helix-turn-helix domain-containing protein, with translation MSTTAPQSFSLSLRSYSGQVELHQHDFHQIVLPQSGSMEIEVDGRGGKVDASQGVVISAGARHAFLANTRNRFLVLDVATDRGDAQKSTVASLEPLGDKRFFALRPDVRHLLDYASSNGSRLIGSLTMVESWSRLLLGSLLQPEVARDDPGQFILARALAYIEQHLSSALTVPDIARNAGTSERRLYVLFGQHLNTTPFSHIANLRLNLAIDLLRQTSLSIIEIAHRAGYADQSALTHALKKARHLTPAVVRKHLRDH, from the coding sequence ATGAGCACCACCGCCCCCCAATCGTTCTCTCTTTCGTTGCGCTCTTACTCCGGTCAGGTTGAGCTTCACCAACATGACTTTCATCAAATAGTGCTTCCCCAATCCGGGTCGATGGAGATTGAGGTCGACGGGCGGGGGGGCAAGGTCGATGCGAGTCAGGGGGTGGTGATTTCGGCGGGGGCCCGGCATGCGTTCCTGGCCAATACGCGTAACCGTTTCCTGGTGTTGGACGTCGCGACCGATCGTGGCGACGCGCAGAAAAGCACGGTTGCGTCGCTCGAGCCACTCGGTGATAAGCGCTTTTTTGCGCTCAGGCCCGATGTACGTCATTTGCTCGATTACGCCAGTAGCAACGGGTCACGGTTGATCGGCTCACTCACGATGGTCGAGTCCTGGAGTCGGTTGCTGTTGGGTTCGTTATTGCAGCCCGAGGTTGCGCGGGACGATCCCGGCCAGTTCATTCTGGCGCGAGCGCTGGCCTATATTGAGCAGCATCTGAGCAGCGCTCTGACGGTGCCTGATATTGCTCGTAATGCGGGCACCAGCGAGCGGCGTTTGTATGTGCTTTTTGGGCAGCACCTGAACACGACGCCGTTCTCGCATATCGCGAACTTGCGCCTGAATCTGGCCATTGACCTGCTGCGCCAAACGTCGTTGTCGATCATTGAAATTGCGCATCGCGCCGGGTACGCCGATCAGAGCGCGTTAACCCATGCCCTGAAGAAAGCTCGCCATCTGACGCCGGCCGTTGTGCGTAAACACCTGCGGGACCACTGA
- the yddG gene encoding aromatic amino acid exporter YddG — MSTSEASITLAKRATLIGVIAVFLWACLALLTTLTAGIPAFQLLASSFAVAFLASVCLLGLRGAAGFSSWRQPWSVWATGFAGIFVYHALYFFALKAAPAADASLIAYLWPLLIVLLSSVATGESLRRRQLLGALLGLAGTAFIMQLRARSDGASMPVIGYAAAFACAWVWAVYSIVNRRFSHVPSSIIGGICGLVAVAGWLCHLAFETTVRPDTGQWAAIIALGLGPVGLAFFAWDHATKHGNLATLGALSYLAPLFSTLLLIAVGQSDAKPILMIPAVLIITGAVIATSRSRNTSR, encoded by the coding sequence ATGAGCACTTCCGAGGCATCTATCACCCTCGCCAAGCGTGCCACCCTGATCGGGGTGATTGCGGTGTTTTTGTGGGCGTGCCTGGCGCTTCTGACCACTTTGACCGCCGGGATCCCGGCCTTTCAGTTGCTGGCTTCGAGCTTCGCGGTCGCGTTCCTGGCCAGCGTGTGCCTGCTAGGCCTGCGTGGCGCGGCGGGGTTCAGCAGTTGGCGTCAGCCTTGGTCTGTGTGGGCAACGGGGTTTGCCGGCATCTTTGTCTATCACGCGTTGTATTTCTTTGCGCTGAAGGCCGCGCCTGCGGCTGACGCCAGCCTGATTGCCTACCTGTGGCCGCTGTTGATCGTCCTGCTGTCGAGTGTTGCTACCGGCGAGTCGCTGCGCAGGCGCCAACTGCTGGGCGCTTTGCTCGGCCTTGCGGGGACGGCCTTTATCATGCAACTGCGGGCCCGGAGTGACGGTGCGTCGATGCCGGTAATCGGTTACGCCGCAGCCTTTGCCTGTGCTTGGGTCTGGGCGGTCTATTCGATCGTCAACCGGCGTTTCAGCCATGTTCCGAGCAGCATCATCGGCGGTATTTGCGGGCTGGTGGCAGTGGCCGGATGGCTCTGCCACCTGGCTTTCGAAACCACGGTGCGACCTGACACGGGCCAATGGGCGGCAATCATAGCGCTGGGGCTGGGCCCGGTCGGTCTGGCTTTTTTCGCCTGGGATCACGCGACGAAGCACGGAAATCTAGCGACGCTTGGCGCCCTGTCTTACCTGGCGCCGCTGTTCTCCACGCTGCTGCTGATTGCTGTGGGGCAAAGCGACGCCAAGCCGATCCTGATGATTCCCGCGGTGTTGATCATTACGGGGGCGGTGATCGCCACGTCACGCTCGCGCAATACCTCACGGTGA
- a CDS encoding FAD-dependent oxidoreductase, translated as MTPSHQQQTRQIDCDLLVIGSGASGLAAAVTAAWHGLKVVVVEKDTHFGGASAWSGGWAWVPGNPLARRAGIIEDPQQPRTYLKNELGVHYNAERVDAFLDNAPHMVAFFERFTALKWADGNGIPDVHGNVPGAATQGHQVIAAPYDAREMGRLIKRMRKTMRETSFFGMPIMAGADLGAFLSMTRSLKAFIHVAKRFTAHLRDLAVHGRAMHLVNGVALTGRLAKSAEDLGVILIESAPARELLMENGNVLGARVDTLKGPLDIRARKGVVLAAGGFPNDIARRQALFPRTPTGHEHLALPPQSCSGDGISLGESAGGVLETHVASPAAWAPVSLVKHADGSTGHFPHIIERGKPGIIGVLSTGKRFCNEADGYYDYTAAMVAGAPPGEEVASWLICDHRFQRRFGLGISRPFPLPVGPAVRSGYLQRADTLEALARACGIDSAQLVKTVNHFNEHARRGEDPEFGRGSTAYNRKMGDPLITQGNPCVAPIETGPFYAVKVRPGSFGTFAGLKTNGQAQVLDQRGKPISGLYAVGTDMASVMGGHYPSGGINLGPGLTFGYVAGRHAAGAHAYESHDTTHSPGVDKVAQAVT; from the coding sequence ATGACACCTTCCCATCAGCAGCAAACCCGACAGATTGATTGCGATCTGCTGGTTATCGGTTCTGGCGCTTCTGGCCTCGCGGCTGCGGTGACGGCCGCCTGGCATGGGTTGAAGGTCGTGGTCGTGGAGAAAGATACGCACTTTGGCGGCGCGTCGGCGTGGTCGGGCGGTTGGGCGTGGGTGCCGGGTAATCCGCTGGCCAGGCGCGCGGGGATCATTGAGGATCCGCAGCAACCGCGCACCTACCTGAAGAACGAATTGGGCGTGCATTACAACGCCGAACGAGTGGATGCCTTCCTCGACAATGCGCCTCACATGGTGGCTTTTTTCGAACGTTTTACCGCGCTGAAGTGGGCCGACGGCAATGGTATTCCGGACGTCCATGGCAATGTGCCGGGGGCCGCGACCCAAGGCCATCAGGTGATTGCGGCGCCCTACGATGCAAGGGAGATGGGGCGGTTGATCAAACGCATGCGCAAGACCATGCGCGAGACCTCGTTTTTCGGCATGCCCATCATGGCTGGCGCCGATCTGGGTGCCTTCCTCAGCATGACCCGCTCGCTCAAGGCGTTTATCCATGTGGCCAAGCGCTTCACTGCCCACTTGCGCGACCTTGCCGTGCATGGCCGCGCCATGCATCTGGTCAACGGCGTGGCGCTGACCGGGCGCCTGGCCAAGTCGGCTGAAGACCTGGGCGTGATATTGATCGAGTCGGCGCCCGCCCGCGAGTTGCTGATGGAAAACGGCAATGTGCTGGGTGCCAGGGTCGATACGCTCAAGGGCCCCCTCGACATCCGCGCCCGCAAGGGTGTGGTGTTGGCCGCCGGCGGTTTCCCGAATGATATTGCGCGCCGCCAGGCGCTGTTCCCGCGCACGCCTACCGGTCACGAACACTTGGCGCTGCCACCGCAATCCTGCTCCGGCGACGGCATCAGCCTGGGCGAATCCGCCGGTGGCGTTCTGGAAACCCATGTTGCCTCCCCCGCTGCCTGGGCGCCCGTGTCGCTGGTCAAGCATGCCGATGGCAGCACGGGGCATTTCCCGCACATCATCGAGCGCGGCAAGCCCGGCATCATTGGCGTGCTATCCACCGGCAAGCGCTTCTGTAATGAGGCCGACGGTTATTACGATTACACGGCGGCGATGGTGGCCGGCGCGCCACCCGGTGAAGAAGTGGCCTCCTGGCTGATCTGCGATCACCGTTTTCAACGCCGGTTCGGGCTGGGCATCTCTCGCCCCTTCCCTTTACCCGTTGGCCCTGCGGTGCGCAGCGGCTACCTCCAGCGCGCCGACACGCTCGAAGCGCTGGCCAGAGCGTGCGGCATTGATTCGGCGCAACTGGTCAAGACCGTCAACCATTTCAACGAGCACGCGCGACGTGGCGAAGACCCGGAATTCGGGCGTGGCTCCACCGCCTACAACCGCAAGATGGGCGACCCGCTGATCACCCAAGGCAACCCTTGCGTCGCACCCATCGAAACCGGGCCGTTCTATGCGGTCAAGGTGCGCCCCGGCAGCTTCGGCACATTCGCCGGGCTCAAGACCAATGGCCAGGCGCAGGTCCTCGACCAACGCGGCAAGCCAATCAGCGGGCTGTACGCGGTAGGCACCGACATGGCCAGCGTCATGGGCGGCCACTACCCGTCTGGCGGCATTAACCTGGGCCCCGGATTGACATTCGGCTACGTGGCCGGCCGGCATGCGGCGGGAGCGCACGCTTATGAAAGCCACGACACAACCCACAGCCCCGGCGTGGACAAGGTCGCGCAAGCCGTCACCTGA
- a CDS encoding IclR family transcriptional regulator: protein MSNALGRGLRALELLAGHCEGLPLQDIAGALDMAPSATHRMLVSLVEMGYVRQDPRHGNYILALKLISLALKHLSDIDLVDLARPMLDQLANESGELVRLGLVDGESLIWVSKAQGTRSGLRYDPDAGAEAKLSCTASGLAWLSTMSTEQALELVYRQGLPKPGQYGPNAPTTVEELLACLQRARSQGYAMVSESFEAGAAAIAMPIMQAGQKTAAGVISIAGPSVRLTLERLEQLVPALQQTVRQLEQAQVGSVPHLSLMTATSVPALP, encoded by the coding sequence ATGAGCAATGCCCTGGGCCGTGGCCTTCGCGCCTTAGAATTACTGGCCGGCCATTGCGAAGGTCTACCCCTTCAGGACATCGCCGGAGCGCTGGATATGGCGCCCAGCGCGACCCATCGAATGCTCGTCAGCCTCGTCGAAATGGGCTACGTCCGCCAGGACCCACGCCACGGTAATTACATCCTCGCGTTGAAACTGATTTCTCTGGCCCTCAAGCATCTCTCCGACATCGACTTGGTCGACCTGGCGCGCCCCATGCTCGACCAGCTGGCCAACGAATCGGGCGAGTTGGTGCGTCTGGGGCTTGTCGATGGGGAATCGTTGATCTGGGTTTCCAAGGCTCAGGGCACCCGTTCCGGCCTGCGCTACGACCCCGATGCGGGCGCCGAGGCCAAGCTCAGTTGCACCGCTTCGGGGCTGGCGTGGCTGAGCACGATGAGCACCGAACAGGCGCTGGAGCTGGTGTATCGCCAAGGCTTGCCGAAACCCGGCCAATACGGCCCGAATGCGCCGACCACGGTCGAAGAGCTGTTGGCGTGCCTGCAACGGGCGCGCAGCCAGGGTTACGCCATGGTCAGCGAGAGCTTCGAGGCCGGTGCCGCAGCCATTGCCATGCCAATCATGCAGGCAGGACAGAAGACCGCGGCCGGCGTCATCAGCATCGCCGGCCCCAGCGTAAGGCTGACCCTTGAGCGCCTGGAGCAACTGGTTCCAGCATTGCAGCAAACCGTTCGGCAACTGGAGCAGGCGCAGGTCGGCAGCGTGCCCCATCTGTCACTGATGACCGCCACCAGCGTGCCGGCATTGCCATAA